CCAACTGAGGCTGGCTGGTTTTTGGGAAAGCCACTTGCAATGCTGAAACTCCTAGTCgaggaagaaaaacataaatcagaaaaaTGGACTGACAGTAGCTTGGATTTAAAGTGGCATTCATTTTACACAATTGCGTCAGTTAACATGTTGTAAGGAAGATCCCATGACTTTTCATCTAGTGAGCCAGATTGACTGTGGTGCATGGTGCCCAGAGGATGAACCCTAATGTCACTCCCTGACCTTTCCTTTTGATGTTTGTATTAGCACCACCATAACCAGTTGTGGTTTTCAGTGCCATGACTTGACAGCTGTTGGAtagattgccatgaaatttggtacaCATACTGATGTTCCCCTCGGGGCAGTTTGTAATGACTGTAATCATCCCTTAAATTTTTGTCTAATTAGAAAATGTTGTGGCTCTCTCCAAGTGTCAGCTGGGGAGCGACAGCCCCCACCCACCTCACCCACCCCACCTTCCAGCCCTCTGCAGTAAAAGCGCtctagataatggatggagggatAGATGGATAGAAAATGTTGGACCTGCTAAACAGTTTTGGTTGctttaaataatgttatttaaatgaacaaaacaaacaatgtgaaGATGTCACCTTGGGTCTGGGAGATTGCAACAAGTAGGTTACTTATTATTTTTAGTGATTTGTCaccattttttgacattttatacatgAAACGATTATCAGTAATGTGAGGAAAAGAAGGCTCTGCACATGTTGCCCAAATGCATGAGTTTAAAGATAAAGCCAAGCAATTGGTCTCCAGACTTTCATCAGGGCTAATGAggcatttaatgtttttgtccttCTTGCACCTTACCATTGTGTGGAGTGCAGTGATCTTTCCAAATGATTCAtcgataatgaaaataatcatttgttatTGCCCTCTCCGGGGCCTCGGAGCCAGTGTCATTGACAAAGAGTGACATAAGTACAAGTCATAATCTGTCAACCTCCTCGCTCCTTCCAGTGTCCCCTGCTTTATTGAATGGGCCAGCGGCTTTAGAAATGTGGTCTGAGGTTATTAGAACAGTAATTCCACTGTGTTCAGCCCCTCCTAAATTGACAGCTGTCAGGGGGTTAGCAGGGTCAAGTGGGATGTGTTGAACACTGAAAGGGATGCTGTGGACTTAAGGACCTCATAACTGCTTCAGTATGGCACTCCAACCCCATAGCTTTGAAAAGAatagactctttttttttttttttttaatggacacCATATATAGATGATTCATGAGGAGTGTCAGCCAGTGTCACGGTCTATATGTATTTTATGAGTATGGCATTGTTTAACCTCGTGGCCACCTTTTCACCTCGTTCAATCAGTAATCAGAGTATTTTCAGGCATCCGATCCACATCAAGCACTCTCTATTCAAAATGgctctgtcctctgtgtttgttcagGGCTGTGGGAGAGAGAGTTCAGCGAGGAGCGTACGGATCTCCGTACCTTCCTGGGGAAGAAGTACACCAAAGTGTCGATGATGCACAgagcaggtaaaaaaaaaacggtCTGTCGCTGCTTTACTACTGGCAGCAAACAGCACCCTCTAAAATGGCTTGAAGATCTGTAAGGGCCAATCTGCTTCCTCCTATTTATCACTGTGTATCTTATGATTTATTAAACTTgcttttcatatttcatgtaCTATATTGTCTTAACAACAGGGCAGAGGGAGTTTTTGCTGTGACAGTAGGAAAACATGAGGGAGGTATATAGTACATTGTGTTCTCTTAAATCTTATATCATTTCTAAATCGttaaaaatattattcagtGATCCTCTGTCATCCCTGTCAAGGGTTGCATTTGCATTATGACTACACTGATTTAATCCttctctgtagttttttttttctcacttcattTAGAAAAGTGATAACTGCAGTGACTGAGCTGAACATCCAAGTCTGTGCCAGTTTCCAAGAGAACTGCAGCAGTGAACAGATGCTACtgtttaaatgcaaaaaaaaatgttgcatcaTGCCAAAGGCTCTGCCCCTGCCCTTGACCCTCTGACCTCACCTAAACTCAGTGCCTGCCTCCTCCCGTTCACCCCTCCAGGTTTGTACCGTCACCACGAAGACGTGGAAAACATGGTGCAGGTTCTGGAGGCACCTTTGTGGGGAGGGAAGGCCAGCCTGGTCCTCCTGCTGCCCTTCCACGTGGAGGACCTGTCCAGGTTGGACAAACTGCTGACCCTGGAGTTGCTGTCCAAGTGGTTGGAGAAGACCACTGTTACCAGTATGGCCATCTCAGTGCCCAAGGCGAACATCAGCAACACACTCAGTCTGCAGGTTTGTAGAACACCAAAGACATTAAAATGGAATAATGTTGACCTTACCCTCAATCAATGATGTACTCAAACATTCTTCAGTAAAATGTGTAGTACAGGCAacgtacatacacacatatgtgtgtcGATACATATGTGGCATTGATGATGGTTCAGGCTAATTCATAATTCCTGTGTACCATGGCAGGTAAAGTCCTTTCTCTGATGTTTGTACTCTGGACTGGCGTTTTCCTCACCTGATTGGCTGATAGACCAATTGAGACACATCTGAGGGGCTTTAGTAGCTTTCTTGATATTTAGTTCATCCGAGGGTCCTGTTTTGAAGGTGACACATCTACCAGGTGTGTGGCTGCAACATTCTTTACCTCTCCAGTGATGTGCATGCTGCTATAGCAGGAGACTCCTAATTTTTTTCCCCGACAGCTGTGGTTGGCAAGCATGATGCTCTGTCCCCCCATTAAATCTAGCCCAGCTTAAATTAGCCTAATTTCCAGAGTCCCCTGAGctgcgcgcgtgtgtgtgtgtgtgtgtgtgtgtgtgtttccctaTGGGAATCGACAGGTGTTTCTATGGGATTAATGCTGGCGGATtcttttcagtttctcttttgATCCTTGTTTCCTTCATTTGTACTGTtcacagaagacagaggtgtTGTGCTTACACAGCACATTAAATGTAAAGCAGAGAGACGTTTGCTGTAGCGTTTGCTCTGACATGTCGATCCTTGTATGAAGCCGCAATTGCAGCATCGTcctttagttttgttttcctctatttcctgtgctttatttttcacttcacCTGATACAGTTTATCATATCTCTAAGCAATACAGTCATTATTCTTAacgtttcttcttctttgtcctcTGCTTTGGTTTTTCCTTGACAGttcttttgtttattctttctgtCCTGgccacctcctcttcctgttttgcaCTCTGCTTATTTTGGGACACTTCCCCTTACCTAAAAATGTCAGCTCATTTCCCTCCCTTGCGTCTCATCCTTGTGAGGTAAAAATGTGTGGAGAGAGAAATCAAGGAAACATGGTTTTTGAGAAATGAGACATCCTTTCCTCCACTCCACCATCTGAAGACATGTCAGTTATGGAAGACAAAGGCACAGCTGTCACAGCTGGATCAGATCTCAGTCTGCAGGTGTTAGGAGCTCAGCATGCCTTGGACTTTTTGTTTGTACAGATAACATAAGGCACTGTCCACCTAATATAATGGTACAGTGATGTCCTCCAACATGAAAGGATTGAATGTTTagttaaaaagttaaagtttgACTGCCCATTTGTTAAGAGcctgtattttgtatttgtactgtgtCAGAGCGATAAAAGATGTCCATAAAGGATGGTCTCTTGTATGCTTGCTTATGTCTCCTCTGGGCAGCCTCCTTGCTTCTCCAAACAGCAGTAAAGGAATTGAGACATCCTTTTCCAAGTCCCCCAAGGAGCAATGAGACCTAAAATATAGTAATGACAAGCATCCTTGGCTTCCTTCTTCTCCCCCTTTCCTTTAATAGTTTCTTTATCTTCCCCCTTCCTCCTCACTTGGCTCTTCTgccttgtctctctgtgtccatgtgtcttgctgctctgcctccacattgtgctgtgtttcgtgcttctttcattttccattGTCTTCATTTGTGACCTGTCTTTCTTGCCTACTTTTGCCTTCCTCGGCTTGACCCTTCCAGTTCAATGCAGACTCACTCAGGTGCGTTCAGATGACAGTCCTTCATACCGTTCTCCTCTCTCCCTTGAGGTGATGGTGGTCCAGCTGTACACACCATCAGGCTAAAACAGCCTTCAGCAGGGAATCAAACCCTGGCTTCTAGGAGGCTAAGAGGGGCCTAAGGATGACTAAGACTAAGCTCCTCAGTGGGCTCCTAATGCCTCCCACAGACTTGCTCTTGCAGGAGTACAGAGGTCATGCCAAAGCCCAGCTGGTAGTCTGAATCTGTGCTCCTGTTACCGTCAGAGCCAGCAGATAGCTGAAGGAGCACcaggcagacaggcagcagcTCGGTGGCTGCTGATGCTAATGTGAGTGCAGGGGGTTGTTAAGGTCCGTACAGGCCACACCGAAGACTGTGTCGGGCTGCTGACTGCGAGGTCAGAGCGTTGTCAGGCTGGTCGAAGAACACCTATTTGACCTGGTCGCAGGGTCTGGAATAGGGGGCAGGGGCACAGACAAGTCGCTAGACTCACACAGGCCTGCACACTTTTGGGAATTTCTTTTTCAAGCTTATTGTAGTGACATTAGGTGTTAGACCTATTAAAGTGATAACAGATGTGACTTCTATCACAGTGCCTGTACTACAGAAATACCTGTGATCGTACAGCAGTGTTTCTTCCCTCATTTTGATGTCACAGTACCCACACTGCAAAGaacacacaacaaccacatgTAATTTTGGTCGGTCGTTATGTCACTTATGGAATTCTTGTAAATCAGCAGCTACGTGAAGGTTTTGTACCACTCTTGTTTAATataaaagagaaaggagaaaagatTCTGTCAACTTGTTGACTTGCACATGAAAGCCAAATGCTCATGCTGAGGAGCCGGCTGTCATACAGTAAAATAGACTGAGGTGAACAAAAGACAGTGAGGAAAGTCTGTACGATTAAGTCGACACATCTTCACCTCAGCATCTGTGTGTATCTTTCCATTGACTTTGTATTCTCATTCTACATCTAACTTTTATTTTGCGTTCACTATGAACCCACTCTTAgaatcagagagagagacagggtaGTTGGTGGTACAACAGTTGTGATTTAGTGAAAACGATATAGTAAGATAAAGTTCAATGTGACAGATACAGAGGGCATGCCAGTAAAACCCGTTTCCCCAGGGCAGCATACCGTTACCATGTCTGCTTTAGATGTACACTGCAATCTCATTATGGGCTCATGAAATCCACTTTGCCCTCTTTCTAGTTTAGCAAACATCTCTGTAGGGCTATGCTGCCATGTTTTTCTGCTAGCCATGCCCTGAAGAACAAGCTTTTGACATTATCACTGTCAGGACACTCTGGGGGGGAGCCTGTAATCCAGAACCGGGGCTTGAAACAACTCCTTTGACTGTCTGGAAGTGCATTTGAGGAACCGTTATGAAAAGCTGAAGCTCTGAACaaatttttgtgtgatttgatATCTGCCCCACCTCTATAGCCAGTGACAATCCACGCTGTCTTCTCTAACCACCGTTATTCTAGTTGGGCCCAGCAAATAATTTCCCATCACGGTGTTAACACTACTCACCTCTCTATCAGCAATTGGGACAGCCCCAGACCCCTGAGAGGGCAGCATCTGGACAAACACAAGAAtatagctctgtgtgtgtgtgtgtgtgtgtgtgtgtgtgtgtgtgtgtgtgtgtgtgtgtgtgcgcgcgtgcatgcgtgcgtgcgtgcgtgcgtgcgtgtgggtgtgtgggtggacTCATGTTCTCTGTGCGAGGCAAGtgagaacaaacaaaatcacacaccTCTGACTCTCACAGGTCTGCCACATCCAAACGCACCCATTCCCTCCTTCAcctctgtcctctctggtgTATCAGTTGCATGGATCTAGTTCTTTTTTGTAGGTCCCACATGTATCACTAATACACCATCACTCAGCAGCCACACCTTGGCTCTGCTGACCTAAATAGGACATTCATGGGACATGGAGTTGGGAGGGGGTCAATGATTGCTTGGGGACAAGGTGGAAAGCGCCATAGAGAACTATAAATACTTTCAGAAatctgcctttttctttcttcctgtctccCTATTTGCGGTATTCTCCTCTGATGAAGGGCAGACTGTGGCGGAGTCTGCAGCCTGAGACGCAGAACCCTCTTAACAAGCCTTACGCAGAGGTCACAGACTAAACCACCCTCatcgctctctccctctgtctctgatCCAGTGTTGACCTGaccacactcacatacacactaatGGCTGAGCTTGAGTCCTATTCTGGCTGTATCGCCAGTCAGTGACTAAGACATATGAGTGTGCACTGGAGAGCTCACTCAGTCATGGCTAATGAGGTCAAAAGGCCATCAAATATTTACAAGAGCACACTTTGCAGTATACAGTGTCGAGGGGCAGCTGTTTTAACACAGTTACCAAAGCCCTGCATCATATGAATTAATCAGATGTGTTTCATGGCCATTAGTTAAATATCTCACTAACAGCTAAGGCTTcagttttgatttttcatttgtggTAAAATGGCCTTGTGCAATAAAAAGCagttcatgtgtgtatgtgagtgaatgagacgcAGAGAGCGTATTGAcagtgcaaaagaaaaaagcccATGTAAATAAGAGACAAATAGGAGCGTTGCTGATGAGACTCAGTAAAGAGATGGTGAGGCTTTGAAGCCTCAAGAGAGCTGATGGTAAGAGAGAACGAGAGAGGCTTTTTTAAAAGCCTGCATTGAATGTGTCCGTGAAATGGAGCTGTGATGATGCCAGTGCCACATACTGCATACTTGAAACCACCTACGCAAAATGTTAAGGGCAGTATTGAATTAGGCAGAACATGTCTGTATTTGTCTAATGTGGTGAAGGCTTTAAAGAATCATTTGGTGGAGATTACTGGTAACAAGGGGGAACAGGAGGTGTGAACTGTGCAGGAGCTGTGGAGGTAAGGGCATTTTTAGCCATGGTCTTGTAGAGTTGTCGGGCCTGTCAGGCTCATGATTTGAGCATCACAACTAATTGGATCAAGTTTGCTAGACCACCAGTCtctcacagggctgacacatagagacgACAGCCACTCACACTCTCATGTGCCCCCAACtcccactaacacacacacacacacacacaaatctggcTGTCGGGGTTGTTCTTAgctatagatgatggatggaagttAAGTAGCATTTTACATAAAGTATATCTCTGATTCTTATTAAGACACGTTTGTTAGTTACCATTGGAAGTTGGACCGCTGGCATCACGTAGTGTGGgaaatcattatttttaaaaaagttgaGTAACAATAAAGTTTGAGCTCAAACAGTTTATCAGTTAGCTCTTCAACAGTAAATTCATCTGcagctattttaataattgattaaaCACTGGGTGCTGTTGAAATAAAGCAACCCCAACTGCGCTTAGATCCAGCTTCTCAGTTGTTGGTTTTCTCTGTTGAATGATTGAATACTGAATGTCTTTGGATTTTGGGCTAAGAAAAGCCAAGACATTTGAATTTGTCGAACAGGATattatattgtttgtgtttataaacTTTTCAACTTTAAAATAATTAGCAGATTTATTAGTAATAGACATAATGTGTATTTACAGGCCCAAGTAAAATATTGAAATCTGATGTTGGCATTGTAATCCAGTTCATCAGGTTTTTCTAGCCACAGCGTTTTCAAAACTCACCTCCAGCTCGCACTGGCTACTTGCGGGAATTCTGGATTTAATGGTCCTTGTCCACAGTCTCATCCAAATTTAGCGTTTTTCTTCGGTTTCTTTCCGTTTTGCTCTGTGGATTTCTGCTTTGAGTTCTTGTGGGATACAAGAGAAAAGAATGCACTTCAATGTACCTTTGGGGAAATTTGTCTTGGCTCCACTGCAGTTCAGTGAATGCAACATGCATTTCACATACATAAAACATCACgagagacaataaaaaaataatacgAAATAGTTACAAAAGTACATCACTACTACACATAACCAAACAGAACCTTTTTATGGGATTTCATAGGTTTCCCAGTGATGCAGCTTTAATGATAATTAACCTGTTGTTCTCAGTTTGACTGTCAAACCAGCATTATATGTGGTGTGTAGTTTTTCATTATAGTATATTCATTTTAAGGGCAGCTTCTCCTATGCTCCTTCTTTAGttgctttgtctttttacacCAGCTGCAGTGACTCCTCACAGATAGAGCTGTAACACGTCCTGCCTACCACACCTACCCCATTAAAACCCCCACAGGTACTTCCACCATGCTTCTTGGTGGGTTTAACCACTGAGCTGAAATAATGTTATGCCGCACGCCCGAGCGTTGATGCTCTGCTACCTCAGTCCTGGTTTGACTGCACCGCTGTTGGCCAAGCAAGtcgtccacacacacacacacacgcacacacacccgCACGCGCACACAGAGGAAACCACCAGCTGACAGTGCCTGTGGCTCTCACTAGCAGACAGATAGGTCGCTGATGCTGTTGCTGAGGCATCAGCAGTCCACCCAGTGCTATTCCATCTAAGATTCATGTGGTGCTTCAGAGAGAAAGGGCAGCCAAAGAGCACCTCCCTGAGGTTTCTCCCCCCGTATAATGCAGTGCCACACCTCTGCGGTGCACGAGGCCTCCATAGGCTCTTCTGACACCCCTGGCCTGTTTCCCAGCATGCTCCTACGGGGTCCCTTAATTTTTAAACACTTcatagcttaaaaaaaaattaagtgcTTTTGCCCTGGCAAGCAGAGTAAGAGAGTTGGAGAGGAAGACTAGGTCATGTTGAGGTAGGCTAGTACTATTTATATGCTTCATTGTGACGCCTGCAAGACTGTTGGGCAAGTGAGCTGGGTCTTCAAGGAATACGTGTGAACAGAATGAGGACATGAGTGATTCAGCCAGAGACAAAAAATGACTGCTTTACCTCATCCAGACATTTATCTTAACAATTTGAGGAATCCGCCAGATTCTGTCCAGTCTCTGTTTACTTGTTAGATAgcgagcaaaaaaaaaaaaaaaaaaaaaaaactcgaaATGATTCTAGATAGAGATTGAGAATTTGTGATGTATTCCGGCCTGtcaaagaaagagaaggaaaagcaaagagagagagagagagtgggataAAACAGAAGCACACAGGGCAGATGAGGGATGGGGATGCCAAGCAGCAgaggaagacagtgatgtaGTGGTAGCAAATGGAAGAAGAGAGCACGAGTGGAGGAATAATGGATGAGGACAATAGAAGCGCATTAGAGCAGGAGGtggcatgtgtgtctgtgtggagggGGAGCTTTGCATGAAAACACTAAGGTGTGGGAGGTGCCTTGGACTTGAGCTCACTTTCAGACTTGTGGACATCTTCCAGTTTACCTCTCAATTTCTAAGTAGAAAACCAAACATAGATGATAACAATTGGGCATTAACATGTGGTATTAGGACATTTACATTTACCTGTGATAAATGATCTAGTGTTCTCGTCTGGCAGTAAGAGAGTTCTCCAATCCGTACAAGTATAATCAGCTAACGTTTAAACAGCGCTACAGAGGAAAACAATATCGCCACCCACTCATCTTATCTCTATAACTTTTTCTTCTAGCTGTGGCCttccacacatccacacacaaggccacacagtcacacactcactcccacACATGCTCTCATCTGGCCCCTGGAGAAGCCTGTCACTGTGAGTGGCCCTCTGCCATGGGAGGATAAACTACCTGTCATGACGACGACTTTCTGTGGAATTCATATCAGAGGCAAAACAAAGGAGGTGCTGAGGTCATGGGGCATCACTCTTAAATTATTCATCCTCTGCTTCCTCCTTCCgtctcctctctgcctgtcGCCCACTTTGTTCTGCCAGCTCACAACAAGGGCACCTGTCATCCTCCTTCCTGTCTTGAATTTTTGGGATGGAAAGTAAATAAACATGGTGAAGAACTCCTTCCGAAAAGTTAATGATTGACTGTTTGGGAGGGTATGTTTATGTTTGCGTTAATCATGTAGAGGTTTTGGAAGGGCAGTGCATGTCTCCCACTTCGGAATGTCATAGCAtcatgaaattttaaaaatgtgcatttcctTCCACTTGTTATATGGTTCTTGGGTGCATAATTAATCAGTGTCCTGGTAGCTGCTTGTTTGCATACACATGCAGGTTGTCTGTATGTAGAATGGCTCCAAGCAGAGGGAGAATTAGAACCAAGGCAGTCCATACATTGcatcactttgtgttttctaattCCAGAAACAGCTGTCCGCTCTGGGCTTGACCGACGCCTGGGACCAGAAAGTGGCCGATTTCTCCGGGGTGTCAGACAAGAGCAAAGGGAAGCTTCATCTGGGTGGTGTCCTCCACTGGGCTTCCCTGGAGCTGGCTGCTCAAGCTGGGAAAGGAGATGCCGATCTAGAGGAGGAGAACATAGAAAAGCCCAAGCTTTTTTATGCAGATCACCCTTTCATCATCTTTGTTAGAGACAATGCTACGGGAGCACTGCTGCTGATGGGAGCTCTGGACCACGCGGAGGGAGAGCCACTCCATGATGAACTGTAGCATCCTTCTTACTCCTGACTCTCTTACACTCCCCTGCTGAAAGACTACACACTGGTTTCTAAGTTGAGCCATTGTCATTCAGTGTGGCACAGTCACGTCAGACTATGCCTGGCTGTCATACATTGACGCCTCATAGTCTCAGGctgactgacactgacactaCCATACCCACagcctctcacacacacgtacacacagtgACACCTACATGGcatacataaatgaaaatactgtacaagACAATGCTAAAGTTGATGGTTACAACAAAACCACTAACTTTGAGAGGCtccttgctttttctgtctcccacacgcgcacccacacacacatgtaaaaacacacatccaAGGCCTCGATGATCAAGTcgagacaaaacaaaatgacaaacaagaGTGCACtgacaaacactaacacactgaCAAGCAGAAGTGGTTATACTGACAAACCACTtcaagcagcagcaacaaagaaCTTTAACGAACAGGGACTCGCAGGGATACTTGACTCCTCCTTGTCAGGCAAACGCCAggacaggtgagtgtgtgtgtgtgtgtgagtactgtatatatatgcgtgtgtgtatagTGAACAATAGATCAAGGGTGCCCATCTCAGAGCTGGCAAGGAACCTACGGTAGAGTCCCCTGGGCTACATCTGGGAAAGACTGATTGATCAGCCAAGTGCTTATTGATGAGCCAGCTTAATGCTAATGGGCCTAATGAGTCGCATCGCTTGTCAACACAGAGAGGATAGGGAGCCTTTTAATCTCTTAATACCATCAGGGTTCAGTGACACTGTTATGCCTTTGGTAACAAACATGACTGACATCACTTGACTTCAGTGTAGTAACttcatagctttttttttttatcccctAACAATTAAAATTTTGCATTAGAGGAACACTGATCTTAAATCTATACATATGTACTTCTAGTTTTAGACTTCAGTTACAGTTTTGTGTGGAATATGGGCATGAATTGCAACATCAAGCTAAAGATGGATCAAACCAtttctacatttacattttacatctaTCAAAGATTTCTGATGCCATATGTTTTTGTGTAGGATCAATACAGCAGTTCAGAGGTGATATACATTTCATATAAGAGCCTGTTGAATTGATGAGTGAATGATGGCAGCTACTTTTGAAATCTATATTTGATAGGCTGCATTTCTTAATTTTTCACTTGAGCTACATGTGTTTATCAGTGTCTTTGCTGGATCTGGATATAAATCAGTTATGTGGATTGTCAATGTCTTTCTTAAAATACTGAACTACCATCAGTTCTTGAATTTTAGTGGCAGTGTATAATAAAATCGCAATGCCTGGGGAGGGCAGCAGCAATTTTGTctacacacactctctcaaTGCTTCCAAACAAGAAAAGTTAAAATTTGTTTCTTCCATTTCCGACAATGAATAATTGAGAAATAAATAAGACTGAAAAGAAAGCCCCTCCTTGCCATTTCTTTTAAAGCAGTGCTGGCTccaatgttttattaaaaataccAGACTGTTTCAGTCTAGAACATGCTTTTGTGTTGTACCTGCTACCCCTGTGTTTACACAGAACTCATATTGTACACAGtctttttactttcactttagGCACTGTGAATGTCTGCTAACGAACCGAGAAAGACGAGGTGCAGTGTGTTTTCCTaaaggtaaaaatgtaaatgtgtgctACATGTGTCTTGTTACAGCAGTGCTAAGCAACAACGTCTAGACACACAGCTGGTTCTTCTGGTGCACAGCATCCAACGAATATGTTCCAGCAACACAGCAGTATTACAGCCGTGTTCCTAATTTAGCCTTCTGCACAGGTCTGCTCAGCAACcgcgtgtgtgtctgtccgtGCGTGTGCATTTACTGTTCACATGTGCACTTGTGGACGAATAAAGCTACTACAATGACCTCCTGTGCAGCTGAGACTTGCAAAGGGCACTATATTGCAGGTATACTCCACGCTGAATAGAACCCGGGAGATCAATTTAGACAAGCCGCTGATGGATCTGATGCCGTCTGCTGTGAGCACATCAATCCTGCTCGTTTCACCATCGCCTCCCTGCTGATTCACcttcacattttattcagtctagaacagacaaacacatgcatggtCCACATGTAGCCACATATAATCTGACATGCAAGAAAAAGGTAAGAGCACTTCTCAatagtacagtatatttaagCAAAGTATTACCTGCTGAAGTAATAACTGACCGCTTCTTATTGCAGCGTTTCTATTCTTTCTTTACATAAATTGGTCATGATGGATTTGTGATTGTAATAATTTGAATTTCCAAAGCAGTCACAATGCTTACAGCCACAAAAGAAATGCTTTAAAGCTGTGGGGTGACTCTTAAAGTTTCTTTGTCTGTCCCTGAATAACAGACTATTGATTTCATTTCTCTCTGCCcattttacatatacatatatacacattcaTGTGCTTTGTCTATTTAAATTGTGTCACTGAGCTGTACTCTGCACACTTGGCAAGTTTTTTTGATAGATtgcaacataataaaaaataattattcatagttttgttttcaaaggaAGCAACGATTTTTATGCAATAATGTTTAGTGTACTCCGAAAAGACATATAATTGTTTTCGCTGTGCTTCACTGACAATAGAGCTGCTCCTCAACCTCTCACATTGAAACTGTTTTGAAaagattttaatgttaaattgaAAAACGATGTAAAAATGACACCATGAACTTTGAGTCTTCTCCGCTGCCTTGTGTTAGGGGTTCAGCTCTCGGACGGTCTGAGAGGCAGGAAAAAGGCTGAGGCAGTGAAAAAGCACTCAGAGCAGAGTCATCCCAGTTATAGTACAGTACTTACCCTTTAGAGAAAAAACTGAAGTGGCAGTGTTCAGCAGCGGGTCAACTAGCTGATGGAGTTGCCACAGGGGCCCTTCCATTTCGCCTTTATCTTGTTTAAAGCTTGAGATAGGTCAAAAGGAACAGGCAGCCATGTGATACATGGAAAACAGCAATGCTTCATACTTGTGTTTGACCTTAGGGACAGCTCACTGACATTC
The window above is part of the Mastacembelus armatus chromosome 18, fMasArm1.2, whole genome shotgun sequence genome. Proteins encoded here:
- the serpinh2 gene encoding serine (or cysteine) peptidase inhibitor, clade H, member 2 gives rise to the protein MQPTLPVCLLIALPVLLVQGSKTGSSKKSPAPRPPPPLGDLSWALGLRLYQVLRSESSSVNTLFSPLLVASSLGALGGGSAGTTASQVQDLLKAPSPSKAGAQVGEFLSGALKSFTKANGTTFHLHTSSAVFSKQAPPVSQAFVKDTQAKFRLQHRPLGKGDSKADLKQLHGWAKAGLGGLEGAPLEAEIQAKAGALILASALRFKGLWEREFSEERTDLRTFLGKKYTKVSMMHRAGLYRHHEDVENMVQVLEAPLWGGKASLVLLLPFHVEDLSRLDKLLTLELLSKWLEKTTVTSMAISVPKANISNTLSLQKQLSALGLTDAWDQKVADFSGVSDKSKGKLHLGGVLHWASLELAAQAGKGDADLEEENIEKPKLFYADHPFIIFVRDNATGALLLMGALDHAEGEPLHDEL